The Raphanus sativus cultivar WK10039 chromosome 2, ASM80110v3, whole genome shotgun sequence genome includes a region encoding these proteins:
- the LOC108843043 gene encoding E3 ubiquitin-protein ligase RSL1: protein MENQEVSCGGDVELPLNHTGDEEDFRSCCGDEEVWLKESDDNTAIIVAEEKEEEKKDELDDEFSVKMFFKGVSLSERGDSSSGYSGIGVVLERSGGFELIQVQKKLEFYAEESVANYLALLDGLTVALQNNLCSLVAVTDSELLYNQITCEEKLETPLLVALRERVLEKTSDLDGFVLKLAPFSDLDQALTLAQVAVGIVSCNLDVDKPAENCSICCEDRLSEMMLTLKCTHKFCSHCMKTYVEGKVNSSEVPIRCPHLQCKHYLSSAECKTFLPVASFNSFEEANMRSTNNGKVYCPYPNCSFLLDPRECLSPGSASSSSSSLSENICCVKCPLCERFVCVDCGVPWHDSMSCEEFQILPVDERYPDDITLHRLARYKRWKRCQQCRIMIELAQGCNHMTCRCGHEFCYCCGAEYREGQQTCTCAFWDDEEEDEDNSESENTIQELEQWPWDTFSSIPTVMDAYSEQERSQLALIQRFLAGGGFSLSDHHTTYQSPPPPPPPPCTTESSYVEAAMKDLHQLPWLERFVAVISDDYYEEFSSQ from the exons ATGGAGAATCAAGAGGTTTCTTGTGGTGGTGATGTTGAGCTGCCACTGAACCACACAGGAGATGAGGAAGATTTTAGAAGCTGCTGTGGTGATGAAGAAGTCTGGTTAAAAGAAAGTGATGATAATACAGCTATTATAGTAgcagaggagaaggaggaggagaaaaaAGATGAACTTGATGATGAGTTCTCTGTTAAGATGTTCTTCAAAGGAGTTTCTCTATCCGAAAGAGGAGATTCGAGTTCTGGTTATTCAGGAATTGGTGTTGTGTTGGAGAGATCAGGAGGTTTTGAGTTGATTCAGGTGCAGAAGAAGCTGGAGTTTTATGCTGAGGAGTCTGTAGCTAACTATCTGGCTTTGCTCGATGGTCTTACAGTAGCTTTGCAGAACAATCTCTGTTCTTTGGTTGCTGTAACAGACTCAGAGTTGCTCTATAATCAG ATAACTTGTGAGGAGAAGCTAGAAACCCCTCTTTTAGTAGCTTTAAGAGAAAGGGTGTTAGAGAAAACAAGTGACCTTGACGGGTTTGTTCTAAAGCTAGCTCCTTTCTCTGATCTTGACCAAGCACTAACCTTGGCTCAAGTAGCGGTAGGAATCGTGTCGTGTAACCTCGATGTGGATAAACCAGCTGAGAACTGCTCCATCTGCTGTGAAGACCGTCTCTCCGAGATGATGCTAACATTGAAATGCACTCACAAGTTCTGTTCTCACTGCATGAAAACATACGTCGAAGGGAAAGTAAACTCTTCAGAAGTTCCCATCAGGTGTCCTCACCTGCAATGCAAGCACTATCTCTCATCCGCAGAATGCAAAACCTTTCTTCCCGTCGCATCTTTCAACTCATTCGAGGAAGCGAACATGCGTAGCACCAACAACGGCAAGGTCTACTGTCCGTATCCCAACTGTTCTTTTCTGTTAGACCCGCGCGAGTGTCTGTCACCGGGAAGTGCAAGCTCAAGCTCGTCTAGTCTTTCAGAGAATATATGTTGTGTGAAGTGTCCACTGTGTGAGAGGTTTGTGTGTGTGGACTGTGGTGTTCCTTGGCATGATTCTATGAGCTGTGAAGAGTTTCAGATTCTTCCGGTTGATGAAAGATATCCAGATGATATTACGTTGCATCGCTTGGCTAGGTATAAGAGGTGGAAACGGTGTCAGCAATGCCGTATAATGATCGAGCTTGCTCAAGGCTGTAACCACATGACTTGTCG ATGTGGGCATGAGTTTTGCTACTGTTGTGGAGCAGAGTACAGAGAAGGGCAACAGACTTGCACATGCGCTTTTTGGGacgatgaggaagaagatgaagataacTCAGAGTCTGAGAACACAATCCAAGAACTTGAGCAATGGCCTTGGGACACATTCAGCTCAATTCCAACGGTAATGGATGCATACTCTGAGCAAGAAAGATCTCAGCTTGCTCTGATCCAACGGTTCTTAGCGGGTGGAGGGTTTAGTCTCAGTGATCACCATACTACTTATCAGTcgccaccacctcctcctcctcctccatgtACTACAGAGTCATCGTATGTTGAAGCAGCCATGAAAGATCTTCACCAGCTTCCTTGGCTTGAGAGATTTGTGGCGGTTATAAGTGATGATTACTATGAAGAGTTTAGTAGCCAGTGA
- the LOC108839436 gene encoding fe(2+) transport protein 2-like translates to MVTTKTVMNFVYILLIIFTFTVSPAISTAPESCDSGSENPCINKAKALPLKIIAIVAIFTTSLIGVMTPLFSGYISFLRPDGNGFMIVKCFSSGIILGTGFMHVLPHAFEMLSSECLSDDPWHKFPFAGFVAMLSGLVTLAIDSVTTSLYTVKNVVRPVVVDEYGIDQEKAIHCVGHNHSHGHGVLLSPTKDDGPSDPQLLRYRIIAMVLELGILFHSVVIGLSLGASNDACTIKGLIIALCFHHMFEGAGLGGCILLADFTNVKKFLMAFLFAGTTPCGILLGVASSSIYRDNSPTALITIGLLNACSAGMLIYMALVDLLATEFMGSMLQGSIKLQIKCFAAALLGCTVMSVVAKWG, encoded by the exons ATGGTTACTACCAAAACAGTCATGAACTTCGTCTACATCCTCCTCATCATATTCACCTTTACCGTATCTCCGGCCATCTCAACGGCCCCGGAAAGTTGCGACAGCGGCTCGGAGAATCCATGCATCAACAAAGCGAAGGCTTTACCACTCAAAATCATAGCCATTGTAGCCATCTTTACGACAAGCTTGATAGGCGTAATGACTCCTCTTTTCAGCGGTTACATTTCGTTCCTCCGTCCTGACGGCAACGGTTTTATGATCGTTAAGTGTTTCTCTTCTGGAATCATACTCGGAACCGGTTTCATGCACGTCCTGCCTCACGCTTTCGAGATGTTGTCATCGGAATGTCTTAGTGATGATCCGTGGCATAAGTTTCCTTTCGCAGGATTTGTTGCTATGTTGTCCGGTTTAGTCACTCTAGCTATTGACTCCGTTACTACCAGCCTTTATACCGTTAAGAACGTAGTCAGACCAGTGGTAGTTGACGAGTATGGCATTGATCAGGAGAAGGCGATTCACTGTGTAGGTCACAACCACAGCCACGGTCATGGTGTTTTGCTATCACCTACTAAAGATGATGGACCTTCCGATCCACAGCTTTTACGGTACCGTATCATTGCCATG GTATTGGAGCTTGGGATTTTATTTCATTCCGTGGTCATTGGACTATCTTTAGGAGCATCTAATGATGCATGTACCATTAAAGGACTCATCATTGCTCTTTGCTTCCATCACATGTTCGAAGGCGCGGGTCTCGGTGGATGTATACTCCTG GCAGATTTTACCAATGTGAAGAAGTTTTTGATGGCATTCTTGTTCGCTGGAACAACACCTTGTGGTATCTTACTTGGAGTCGCATCGTCGAGCATTTATAGAGATAATAGTCCAACCGCATTGATCACGATTGGGCTGTTAAATGCTTGCTCGGCCGGAATGCTCATCTACATGGCACTCGTCGACCTTCTAGCTACCGAGTTCATGGGATCAATGCTCCAAGGTAGCATCAAACTTCAGATCAAGTGCTTCGCGGCTGCATTGCTAGGCTGCACCGTAATGTCGGTCGTTGCCAAGTGGGGTTAA
- the LOC108840867 gene encoding fe(2+) transport protein 1-like yields the protein MASTSTVFMKTIFIVLIFVSFTISPATSTAPENCGIESANQCIGKAKALPLKIIAIATILVSSMIGVGAPLFSSNVPFLQPDRNIFTIVKCFASGIILGTGFMHVLPDSFAMLSSQCLEENPWHKFPFSGFLAMLSGLVTLVIDSMATSIYSSNNTDEVVPHGHGNDFTFPTKDEDSAQLLRYRVIAMVLELGIIVHSVVIGLSLGATNDICTIKSLITALCFHQMFEGIGLGGCILQAEYTNLSKFLMAFFFAITTPFGIALGIGLSTIYRNNSHTALITVGLLNACSAGLLIYMALVDLLAADFMGAKLQGSVKMQIKCFIAALLGCGSMSVIAKWA from the exons ATGGCTTCAACTTCAACAGTCTTCATGAAAACAATCTTTATCGTACTAATCTTTGTCTCTTTTACAATCTCCCCTGCAACTTCAACGGCGCCGGAAAACTGCGGAATCGAGTCAGCCAACCAGTGCATCGGCAAGGCTAAAGCTTTGCCTCTCAAAATCATAGCCATTGCCACAATCCTAGTGTCAAGCATGATTGGTGTTGGAGCTCCTCTCTTTAGCAGTAACGTGCCGTTCCTCCAGCCGGACCGGAACATTTTCACTATCGTTAAGTGTTTCGCCTCAGGGATTATCCTAGGAACCGGTTTTATGCACGTTTTGCCTGATTCTTTCGCGATGTTGTCATCACAATGTCTTGAAGAGAACCCGTGGCACAAGTTTCCGTTCTCAGGGTTTCTCGCTATGTTGTCCGGACTAGTCACTTTAGTCATTGATTCCATGGCTACGAGCATCTACTCTAGCAATAACACAGATGAGGTCGTACCACATGGGCATGGAAATGATTTTACATTTCCAACAAAAGATGAAGATTCTGCACAACTCTTGCGATATCGAGTCATTGCTATG GTATTGGAACTTGGAATCATAGTTCATTCTGTGGTCATTGGACTATCTCTTGGAGCAACAAATGACATTTGCACCATAAAATCCCTCATTACAGCTCTTTGCTTCCATCAAATGTTCGAAGGCATAGGTCTTGGTGGTTGCATTCTCCAG GCCGAGTATACGAACTTGAGCAAGTTTCTTATGGCGTTCTTTTTTGCCATAACAACTCCATTCGGAATAGCACTAGGGATCGGTCTTTCAACAATTTACAGAAACAATAGCCACACTGCATTGATCACCGTTGGATTGCTCAATGCATGCTCCGCGGGATTGCTCATCTACATGGCGCTTGTGGACCTTCTAGCGGCCGATTTCATGGGAGCAAAGCTTCAAGGTAGCGTCAAAATGCAGATCAAGTGTTTCATTGCGGCTCTTCTAGGGTGTGGTAGCATGTCGGTTATCGCCAAATGGGCTTAA